The Microscilla marina ATCC 23134 genome contains the following window.
ACATTGCCAAAAAGTCCTTAAACAGTTCGACAAATACATTGGAAATGGCATTGTAAGCCACCAGTGAAAACAAGAAAAAGTTGAAGAACATATAAAAAGTATCTTGCCAAAAACCTTTTCTAAGCAGGGGCTGGTGTTTGCGCCAGGGCACAGCCACTTCTAGTATTAACACTAGCAAAGAAACTGCTATGAGGTAATAAAAATAGTTATGCCACGATGGGTGAGTCATCTCATACCATAAATAGTGGGCATAACCTGTAAAAGAATCTGCAATTACTTTTAAATATTTATCCATTGGTTATTTTTCAATCGTATAGCCCAATTGTTGCCAGGCACCAAAACCTCCCTCCAGGTTATATACTTCTTTAAAACCCGCTGCCTTCATTTTTTGCATGGCCTTTCCACTGCGTCCGCCTACGGCACAATACACATACACAGGCTTGTTTTTGTCGAGTTTGGCTACCTGGTCGTCAAAATCAGGCTTGTAAAAATCAATATTAGTTGCTTTGGGCAGCTTGCCTTTATCTACCTCTGCCTTGGTGCGTACATCCAACACAATGCCTACCTTGGAACCCATCAACTGCTTGAATGTTTCGGGCTTGATGTTGGTAAAGGCAACCACTGTAGTTTGAGACTGCCCAGTATTTACCTGATCATTGGTGGTAGTTTTGTTGTTGTTGGCTTCGGTATTATTGGCGGCTTCATTGTTTTTTTTGCTGCCGCAAGCAGCCAGCATCACCACCATTATACATATATAAAATAGTTTGTTCATTGCTTTTGTTTTTAGAGTAAACTCAATATTAGACACTGTAGGTGTAATCACCTACAAGAGACAGCAAATATATAAAATAATTACTTATGAATGTATGTTCATATTTTTTGATTGAAGATTCTTTGGTGAGCAGTGCACAGGTTACCCTGTGGTAAGATGGTTTAATTACGAATGGGTCAATTACGAATTACGAATTACCCTCCTTGTATTGGTCTTTAGCCAGACCAATACCCAACCCAAAAACTCATATACAAGTTGTTTTTCAAGTCTTGGGGTGAGCATTGCTCAGGTCACCCTGCGGTAAGACCTTCGCGGGGGAGG
Protein-coding sequences here:
- a CDS encoding rhodanese-like domain-containing protein, with protein sequence MNKLFYICIMVVMLAACGSKKNNEAANNTEANNNKTTTNDQVNTGQSQTTVVAFTNIKPETFKQLMGSKVGIVLDVRTKAEVDKGKLPKATNIDFYKPDFDDQVAKLDKNKPVYVYCAVGGRSGKAMQKMKAAGFKEVYNLEGGFGAWQQLGYTIEK